A genomic region of Fundidesulfovibrio terrae contains the following coding sequences:
- a CDS encoding ATP-binding protein — MEHAHGQPTFMGFEPHGHCFLWQPDLIALHTVSDFVTGLSYYLIPVAIFYFVRKRSDVPFPAMFLLFALFIVSCGTTHLMAIWTIWTPDYWLEGWVKAATAFFSLVTALLLFPLLPKAMLIPSPAQLEAAKAELQRHKDHLEDLVAERTSELQTANARLEAEIAERKSAEDALRESEQQLRGSREFLAQIVDNIPDPVFVKDENHRYVLANTALCVLAGKPRGEVVGKTDHDFLPERQAQLFISRDKFVLETGEMDITEEQFTDPSGRPLALLTKKTRYVDAGQKKYVVGVIRDVTERKRMQEIMVQTEKMMSVGGLAAGMAHEINNPLSAVLQSIQVVQNRLSKDSPANLAAAEAAGCPFEAIKAFLGAREVNSLLQGVRDAGARAAKIVSSMLEFSRKTESNRALVDLNGLLDKAVELCANDYDLKKKYDFRKIAIERDFDQGMPLVPCTATQIEQVVMNLLRNAAQAMAENAGQASPPRIALRTTIEEGMARIEVQDNGPGMDEAVRKRIFEPFYTTKGPGQGTGLGLSVSYFIITENHRGSIEVQSRPGEGTRFIIRLPLSEEGHAG, encoded by the coding sequence ATGGAACACGCGCACGGCCAGCCGACCTTCATGGGATTCGAGCCCCACGGGCATTGTTTCCTCTGGCAGCCGGACCTCATCGCGCTGCATACGGTGTCCGATTTCGTGACCGGGTTGTCGTACTACCTCATTCCCGTGGCCATCTTCTATTTCGTCCGCAAGCGTTCCGACGTGCCGTTTCCGGCCATGTTTCTGCTCTTCGCGCTGTTCATCGTCAGCTGCGGCACCACCCACCTCATGGCCATCTGGACCATCTGGACGCCGGACTACTGGCTGGAGGGCTGGGTCAAGGCGGCCACCGCGTTCTTTTCCCTGGTGACGGCCTTGCTGCTGTTTCCGCTGCTTCCCAAGGCCATGCTCATCCCGAGCCCGGCGCAGCTTGAGGCCGCCAAGGCCGAACTCCAGCGGCACAAGGACCACCTGGAGGATCTGGTGGCGGAACGGACCTCGGAACTCCAGACGGCCAACGCCCGCCTGGAGGCGGAGATCGCCGAACGCAAGTCCGCCGAGGACGCCTTGAGGGAAAGCGAACAGCAGCTGCGTGGCTCCCGGGAGTTCCTGGCGCAGATCGTGGACAACATCCCGGACCCCGTTTTCGTCAAGGACGAGAACCATCGTTACGTCCTGGCCAACACGGCCCTGTGCGTGCTGGCGGGAAAACCGCGCGGCGAGGTGGTCGGGAAAACCGACCACGACTTCCTGCCGGAGAGGCAGGCGCAGCTGTTCATCTCCCGCGACAAATTCGTGCTGGAGACGGGCGAGATGGACATCACCGAAGAGCAGTTCACCGACCCCTCCGGCCGCCCGCTCGCGCTTCTGACCAAGAAGACCCGGTACGTGGACGCGGGGCAAAAGAAGTACGTGGTGGGCGTGATCCGCGACGTCACCGAGCGCAAGCGCATGCAGGAGATCATGGTCCAGACCGAGAAGATGATGAGCGTCGGGGGGCTGGCCGCGGGCATGGCCCACGAGATCAACAACCCGCTCTCCGCCGTCCTGCAGAGCATCCAGGTGGTGCAGAACCGCCTGTCCAAGGATTCCCCGGCCAACCTGGCCGCGGCCGAGGCGGCGGGATGTCCTTTCGAGGCCATCAAAGCCTTCCTGGGGGCGAGGGAGGTGAATTCGCTGCTGCAGGGCGTGCGCGACGCCGGGGCCAGGGCGGCCAAGATCGTCTCCAGCATGCTGGAGTTCAGCCGCAAGACCGAGTCCAACCGGGCTCTGGTGGACTTGAACGGCCTGCTGGACAAGGCGGTGGAGCTCTGCGCCAACGACTACGACCTCAAGAAGAAGTACGACTTCCGCAAGATCGCCATCGAGCGCGATTTCGACCAGGGCATGCCCCTGGTTCCCTGCACGGCCACTCAAATCGAACAGGTGGTGATGAACCTCCTCAGAAACGCGGCCCAGGCCATGGCGGAAAACGCCGGGCAGGCTTCCCCTCCGCGCATCGCCCTGCGCACCACGATCGAGGAAGGCATGGCCCGCATCGAGGTCCAGGACAACGGGCCGGGCATGGACGAGGCCGTCAGGAAGCGGATATTCGAACCGTTCTATACCACCAAGGGCCCGGGGCAGGGCACGGGTCTCGGCCTGTCGGTGTCCTACTTCATCATCACGGAGAACCACAGGGGCAGCATCGAGGTGCAGTCCCGGCCCGGCGAAGGGACCCGGTTCATCATCCGGCTTCCCCTGTCGGAGGAGGGGCACGCTGGGTAG
- the tssB gene encoding type VI secretion system contractile sheath small subunit, which produces MAQEASVAPKERVNIVYKPATGDAKEEVELPLKLLVLGDFTNRADDRTLENREPISVDKDNFDDVLKAQNIELNMTVPNKVSGKDGDELGVHLKFDNLKDFEPDAIVAKVPELQKLMELREALKALKGPLANVPEFRKKVQEMVQDPGLRDRLLKELGIGS; this is translated from the coding sequence ATGGCTCAGGAAGCGTCCGTCGCCCCCAAGGAACGCGTGAACATCGTCTACAAGCCCGCAACGGGCGACGCCAAGGAAGAGGTGGAACTGCCGCTGAAGCTTTTGGTGTTGGGCGATTTCACCAACCGCGCCGATGACCGCACCCTGGAGAACCGAGAGCCCATCAGCGTCGACAAGGACAACTTCGACGACGTGCTCAAGGCCCAGAACATCGAGCTCAACATGACCGTGCCCAACAAGGTCTCCGGCAAGGACGGGGACGAGCTGGGCGTGCACCTCAAGTTCGACAACCTCAAGGATTTCGAGCCCGACGCCATCGTGGCCAAGGTTCCCGAGCTGCAGAAGCTCATGGAGCTGCGCGAGGCCCTCAAGGCCCTGAAGGGCCCCCTGGCCAACGTGCCCGAGTTCCGCAAGAAGGTTCAGGAGATGGTTCAAGACCCCGGCCTGCGCGACCGGCTGCTCAAAGAACTGGGTATCGGTTCATAA
- the tssC gene encoding type VI secretion system contractile sheath large subunit, which yields MADEATQAQQAPQEAPAPSADASLLDDIVEATKLKPSDDAFSTTKQGLQAFLEELVKPERAGARISGALVDDMISQLDQKLSSQVNEILHHQDFRKLETSWRSLKYLVMHTDFRENVRLQFVNVSKEDLLGDFEDAPEVVKSGLYKQVYTAEYGQFGGQPFGAMVANYEFGPGPQDVKLLQYCASVASMAHAPFIAAAGPAMFGIEKWEDLPNLKDLQSIFEMPQYTKWNSLRESEDARYLGLTLPRFLLRLPFGPDTAPSKSFNFKEDVSGGDEDFCWGNAAFAFASRLTDSFAKYRWCANIIGPQGGGAVEDLPLYQYEAMGEIQTKIPTQVLISERREFELAEQGFIALTMRKNSDNAAFFSANSVQKPKYFGISKEGKEAELNYKLSTQLPYMFIMNRLAHYIKVIQRENIGTWKERSDLEDELNKWISQYVTEMDNPAPSVRSRRPLRMAKIEVHDVEGDPGFYSVTLLARPHFKYMGASFTLSLVGKLDKK from the coding sequence ATGGCCGATGAAGCGACCCAAGCCCAGCAGGCCCCCCAGGAGGCCCCGGCGCCGTCCGCGGACGCCTCGCTCCTGGACGACATCGTCGAGGCGACCAAGCTCAAGCCCTCCGACGACGCCTTCTCCACCACCAAACAAGGCCTCCAGGCCTTCCTGGAGGAGCTGGTCAAGCCCGAACGCGCGGGCGCGCGCATCTCCGGGGCGCTGGTGGACGACATGATCTCCCAGCTGGACCAGAAGCTCTCCTCCCAGGTCAACGAAATCCTGCACCACCAGGACTTCCGCAAGCTGGAGACCTCCTGGCGCTCGCTGAAGTACCTGGTGATGCACACCGACTTCCGGGAGAACGTCCGGCTCCAGTTCGTCAACGTCAGCAAGGAAGACCTGCTCGGCGACTTCGAGGACGCCCCCGAAGTGGTCAAGTCCGGCCTCTACAAACAGGTGTACACGGCCGAATACGGCCAGTTCGGCGGCCAGCCCTTCGGGGCCATGGTGGCCAACTACGAGTTCGGCCCCGGCCCCCAGGACGTGAAGCTGCTGCAATACTGCGCCTCGGTCGCCTCCATGGCTCACGCGCCCTTCATCGCCGCCGCCGGGCCGGCCATGTTCGGCATCGAGAAATGGGAGGACCTGCCCAACCTGAAGGACCTGCAGTCCATCTTCGAGATGCCCCAGTACACCAAGTGGAACTCCCTGCGCGAATCCGAGGACGCCCGCTACCTGGGGCTCACCCTGCCCAGGTTCCTGCTGCGCCTGCCCTTCGGGCCGGACACCGCTCCCTCCAAGAGCTTCAACTTCAAGGAGGACGTGTCCGGCGGCGACGAGGACTTCTGCTGGGGCAACGCGGCCTTCGCCTTCGCCTCGCGCCTGACCGACTCCTTCGCCAAGTACCGCTGGTGCGCCAACATCATCGGTCCCCAGGGCGGCGGCGCGGTGGAGGACCTGCCCCTGTACCAGTACGAGGCCATGGGCGAGATCCAGACCAAGATTCCCACCCAGGTGCTCATCAGCGAACGCCGCGAGTTCGAGCTGGCCGAACAGGGCTTCATCGCCCTGACCATGCGCAAGAACTCCGACAACGCGGCCTTCTTCTCCGCCAACTCCGTGCAGAAGCCCAAGTATTTCGGCATCTCCAAGGAAGGCAAGGAGGCCGAGCTCAACTACAAGCTCTCCACCCAACTGCCCTACATGTTCATCATGAATCGCCTGGCCCACTACATCAAGGTGATCCAGCGCGAGAACATCGGCACCTGGAAGGAGCGCTCGGACCTGGAAGACGAGCTCAACAAGTGGATCAGCCAGTACGTCACCGAGATGGACAACCCCGCGCCCAGCGTGCGTTCCCGCAGGCCCCTGCGCATGGCCAAGATCGAGGTCCACGACGTCGAGGGCGATCCCGGATTCTACTCGGTCACTCTGCTGGCCAGACCGCACTTCAAGTACATGGGCGCTTCGTTCACCCTGTCCTTGGTCGGCAAGCTGGACAAGAAATAA
- a CDS encoding Hcp family type VI secretion system effector, whose translation MALTAYMKVTGKTQGQIKGDCDQSDSKKKDTMLVYQSNHYVEIPKDTHTGLPTGQRIHHPFTVTVHKNPGSPKLAQACCKGEQCTVELNFFRIKPDGKEENYYTVKMEDAIIVMMREYTPMTFLPDNKPFHDMEEISFTYSKITWTYNDGNIEYTDDWKGA comes from the coding sequence ATGGCTCTGACCGCGTACATGAAAGTCACCGGCAAGACCCAGGGACAGATCAAGGGTGATTGCGACCAGTCCGACTCCAAGAAGAAGGACACCATGCTGGTCTACCAGTCAAACCACTATGTGGAAATTCCCAAGGATACCCATACGGGCCTGCCTACCGGCCAGCGCATTCATCATCCTTTCACCGTGACCGTTCACAAGAATCCAGGATCCCCAAAGCTGGCCCAGGCATGCTGCAAGGGCGAGCAGTGCACCGTGGAACTCAACTTCTTCCGCATCAAGCCAGACGGCAAGGAAGAGAACTACTATACCGTGAAGATGGAGGACGCCATCATCGTCATGATGCGCGAATACACCCCCATGACCTTCCTGCCCGACAACAAGCCCTTCCACGACATGGAAGAGATCAGCTTCACCTATTCCAAGATCACCTGGACCTACAACGACGGCAACATCGAATACACCGACGACTGGAAGGGCGCGTAA
- the tssE gene encoding type VI secretion system baseplate subunit TssE, protein MYQQRLLERIREMEKHPELRGNPTPEVIVTSVMNHLRKILNTKQGTAPIDDDFGVPDFTNLGSTFGQDTIPDIQRSIADVVHKYEPRLRGVNVTYLPQSADVLQVAFKLEATIQAESREVPVVFETIIDPDGKVSVKE, encoded by the coding sequence ATGTACCAGCAGCGCCTGCTCGAGCGCATTCGGGAGATGGAGAAACACCCGGAGCTGCGCGGCAACCCCACCCCCGAGGTCATCGTGACTTCGGTGATGAACCACCTGCGCAAGATACTCAACACCAAGCAGGGCACCGCCCCCATCGACGACGATTTCGGCGTCCCCGATTTCACCAACCTGGGCTCCACCTTCGGCCAGGATACCATCCCCGACATCCAGCGCTCCATAGCCGACGTGGTCCACAAATACGAACCGCGCCTGCGGGGCGTGAACGTCACCTACCTCCCCCAGAGCGCCGACGTGCTCCAGGTGGCCTTCAAGCTCGAGGCCACCATCCAGGCCGAATCGCGCGAGGTGCCCGTGGTGTTCGAGACGATCATCGATCCCGACGGCAAGGTGAGCGTCAAGGAGTAG